From the Desulfovibrio sp. JY genome, one window contains:
- a CDS encoding CrcB family protein, whose amino-acid sequence MLEKLGLIALAGAAGTLARYWISGLVYGLAGRQFPWGTAAANILGCFLFGFIWQLGEGRMLIRAETRAIILTGFMGAFTTFSTFIFESGGLIEEGRYLVALANVGFQTVLGFAALFGGLMLGRML is encoded by the coding sequence ATGCTGGAAAAACTGGGCCTTATCGCCCTGGCCGGCGCGGCCGGCACCCTGGCCCGCTATTGGATTTCCGGGCTTGTCTACGGCCTGGCCGGCCGGCAATTCCCCTGGGGCACGGCGGCCGCCAACATCCTCGGCTGTTTCCTGTTCGGCTTTATCTGGCAGCTTGGCGAAGGCCGGATGCTCATTCGCGCCGAAACCCGGGCCATCATCCTCACGGGATTCATGGGCGCGTTCACCACCTTTTCCACTTTCATTTTCGAAAGCGGCGGCCTGATCGAGGAAGGCCGCTACCTGGTAGCCCTGGCCAATGTCGGTTTCCAGACCGTGCTCGGCTTTGCCGCCCTTTTCGGCGGGCTGATGCTCGGCCGGATGTTGTAG
- the nifU gene encoding Fe-S cluster assembly protein NifU: MWEYTDKVRDHFLNPRNVGSLDDANAVGEVGSLACGDALKLYLKISDAGVIEDARFQTFGCASAIASSSVLTELLKGKTIEEAKKLTNKDIADYLGGLPKEKMHCSVMGQEALEAALAGYLGEKAPEHEPEGELVCKCFGVYEGQIRRAIRENALTSVEEITDFTKAGGGCGDCQERLQAILDEERGRQADATAGAAKAPAKGLTNLERVKRVTEVMDEEIRPNLKKDGGDIELVDIEGKTVLVALRGACKGCPVSNVTLTEFVQKRLRELVEPDITVKEAGK, translated from the coding sequence ATGTGGGAATATACCGATAAAGTCAGGGATCATTTTCTCAATCCCCGCAACGTGGGCAGCCTCGATGATGCCAACGCCGTGGGCGAGGTGGGATCGCTGGCGTGCGGGGACGCGCTCAAGCTGTATCTCAAGATAAGCGACGCCGGCGTCATCGAGGACGCCCGCTTCCAGACCTTCGGCTGCGCCTCGGCCATCGCCTCCAGTTCGGTCCTGACCGAACTGCTCAAGGGCAAGACCATCGAGGAGGCGAAAAAACTGACCAACAAGGATATTGCCGATTACCTCGGCGGGCTGCCCAAGGAAAAGATGCACTGCTCGGTCATGGGACAGGAGGCCCTGGAGGCGGCCCTGGCCGGGTATCTGGGCGAAAAGGCCCCGGAGCACGAACCCGAGGGCGAGCTGGTGTGCAAGTGCTTCGGCGTCTACGAAGGCCAGATCCGCCGGGCCATCCGCGAAAACGCCCTGACCAGCGTGGAGGAGATCACCGACTTCACCAAGGCCGGCGGCGGTTGCGGCGATTGCCAGGAACGGCTGCAAGCCATCCTGGACGAGGAGCGCGGTCGGCAAGCCGACGCCACCGCCGGCGCGGCGAAAGCGCCGGCCAAGGGGCTCACCAACCTGGAACGGGTCAAACGCGTGACCGAGGTCATGGACGAGGAGATCCGGCCCAACCTCAAAAAGGACGGCGGCGACATCGAATTGGTGGACATCGAAGGCAAGACGGTGCTCGTCGCCCTTCGCGGGGCGTGCAAGGGCTGTCCGGTCAGCAACGTGACGCTGACCGAATTCGTGCAAAAGCGCCTGCGGGAACTGGTGGAGCCTGATATCACGGTCAAGGAGGCTGGCAAATGA
- the nifS gene encoding cysteine desulfurase NifS — MNPVYLDNNATTMVAPEVLEEMLPFFGELYGNPSSMHTFGGEVGHRLKKARADVAEILGCAPEEIIFTSCGSESDNTAIRSALAAQPDKRHLITTRVEHPAVLSLAKHLEEKGYEVTYLGVDEKGRLDMGELSRAIRKDTALVSVMYANNETGTIFPVPEIAALCKERGVLVHTDAVQAVGKVEIDLAKLPVDMLALSGHKLHAQKGVGLLYVRKGTPYRPFLIGGHQEHGRRAGTENTAGIIGLAKAMRLAHDNMAEENTRVKALRDRLEQGILASVPDTIVNGDPDNRLPNTASIAFKYVEGEAILLMLDQYGICASSGSACTSGSLEPSHVLRAMGVPFTFAHGSIRFSLSRYTTDKDVDLVLEVMPKVIDTLRRMSPFNEKTPPKQACTC, encoded by the coding sequence ATGAACCCGGTGTATCTCGACAACAACGCCACGACCATGGTCGCGCCGGAAGTGCTTGAGGAAATGCTGCCCTTTTTCGGGGAACTCTACGGCAACCCTTCGAGCATGCACACCTTCGGCGGCGAAGTGGGCCACCGCCTGAAAAAGGCCCGGGCCGACGTGGCCGAAATCCTCGGCTGCGCGCCCGAGGAGATCATCTTCACCTCCTGCGGCTCGGAATCCGACAATACGGCCATCCGCAGCGCCCTGGCCGCCCAGCCGGACAAACGCCACCTCATCACCACCCGGGTGGAGCATCCGGCCGTGTTGAGCCTGGCCAAGCATCTCGAGGAAAAAGGCTACGAGGTCACCTATCTGGGCGTGGACGAGAAGGGCCGGCTCGATATGGGTGAACTGTCCCGCGCCATCCGCAAGGACACGGCGCTGGTCTCGGTCATGTACGCCAACAATGAAACCGGGACCATTTTCCCCGTCCCGGAGATCGCCGCCCTGTGCAAGGAACGCGGCGTGCTGGTCCATACCGACGCCGTCCAGGCCGTGGGCAAGGTGGAGATCGACCTGGCCAAACTCCCCGTGGACATGCTGGCCCTCTCCGGCCACAAGCTCCATGCCCAAAAGGGCGTGGGCCTGCTCTACGTGCGCAAGGGAACGCCCTACCGGCCGTTTCTTATCGGCGGACACCAGGAGCACGGCCGCCGGGCCGGCACCGAAAATACCGCCGGCATCATCGGCCTGGCCAAGGCCATGCGCCTTGCCCACGACAACATGGCCGAGGAAAATACGCGCGTCAAAGCACTGCGCGACCGGCTGGAGCAGGGCATCCTGGCCAGCGTTCCCGACACCATCGTCAACGGCGATCCGGACAACCGGCTGCCCAATACCGCCAGCATCGCCTTCAAATACGTGGAAGGCGAGGCCATCCTGCTCATGCTCGACCAGTACGGCATCTGCGCCAGCTCGGGCTCGGCCTGCACCTCGGGCAGCCTGGAGCCGTCCCACGTGCTGCGGGCCATGGGCGTGCCCTTCACCTTCGCCCACGGTTCCATCCGCTTCAGCCTCTCGCGCTATACTACCGACAAGGACGTGGACCTGGTGCTGGAAGTGATGCCCAAAGTCATCGATACCCTGCGCCGTATGTCGCCCTTCAACGAAAAAACACCCCCCAAACAAGCTTGTACGTGTTGA